The window GCTTTCTCAAAATCCCTTATGTTTATAGAAATAATAGGTACTTCAGGAAACATTGCTTTAAGCTCTAAAACTATTTGTTTTGAGAGGTTCGCTTTCTGTTCTGTATTTCGGCCTTGCATAATATTGGCAAAGACATGGATGAAGTTATCACTTGTATTTCCAGTCGTATAATATTGGAATGGATTGATTCTTACTTTAATGTCTTCAGGAGTAAAAAATCCAGTTGATTCAGCTGTATCATACACTTTTTGCATGATATTGTCTGGTGTCTCTAATTTAATAATCTGCTCAGAGCAGTCTATTACAAAATGTGGCATGATTAATTATTTTAATTAATGACTTAATCTTGATTTTACAGGGGTAAATGTATAATCCGGATTGTAGAAAAAAATTAAGGTATCTTAAGAAAGCATAAATGTCCCAGATTATTTCTCTTTCTTTTCACCATAATTTTCCTCATCAGGGTCAATGTTAATGATGACATTTCCTTTTTTTCGTCCGGATACTATATATTGAAAAGCAGATTCTATTTCGGTCATTTCAAAGGATCTATCAATCACTATAGATAGTTTCCGCTCTGCATTTATAGCAATGATTTCTTTTAATCTTTCTTTAGTAGAACTGGCAATTCCCATAACATAGCGATATGATGAAAATATATTTGTGATTTTTCGAAGGACAGAACTAAGATTTAATTGAGTGGTAACAAAGGCTCCTCTTTTTGCAACTAACTTTGAGAACTTGTGATAGTCGAGCTTTCCTACACAATCAAAAATAATATCAAATTTATGGTCTAGATTTTTAAAGGTATTAGTATTGTAATCTAATACAATATCTGCCCCTAGAGTATCAACCATTGTCATATTTTTTTTGCTACAGACTGCGGTAACATGAAGTCCTAATCTCTTAGCAATTTGAACAGCATATGACCCAACACTCCCTGATGCTCCATAGATCAAGATGTTTTGACCTCTTGAGGCCTTTGCAGCCTTTAAAAAATGGAGTGCTGACATGCTTCCAGTCGGAATAGCTGCCGCATGCTGAAAACTGACATCCTCAGGAATAATGGCCCATACATCTTTAGGACTAAGCTTTATATATTCTGCATGTGCACCAGAATTTTTATATCCAAATATTCTATCTCCCACTTTGAAGTTTGAAACATTTAGACCAAGTTGCTCTATTACACCCGCAAATTCGGACCCAGTTATTGGCATTCCTGATTGCAGCAGCCCCATTTTAATGCTTGCGACATCTCCTGTAGTAAGGGTAGAGGCTTTTACTTTAACCAAAATTTCGTTGTTTTTTAATAAAGGTATTTTGGTTTCTGAGCTTTTAAATGAGCGAATACCCCTAGTTTTTATATAAAATATTGCGTTCATTTTCATGATCTTATCTTTTTAAGTAAATGAAAAGGTATAGTTATTAAGTTATTTTAGAATGTAGTTTTTTTAGTTCCCTTTGTAATTAGGTAAAGACACAAGCCCAACTCAGCAAACACGGCAAAAATCAAGACTAAAATTTGAGAGTATTCTGAATAGAAAGGAATGGTGAAATTGATAATGCAATTAATAAGATATGCAGATCCGGCAACACCTATCGAATAACCCCAGAATTTTGAAATGATCTGAGATTTAATGATTAGATAGCCCATTCCAAAACAATTAATAGCAAAGAAAACGCCACTAATTAGGTATCCGTATTCAAAGGCTAATAAGTCATGTGCTACTGCAGATGCAATTTGTTGCTGCTGATTAAAATTTGCAATTGTAAAACTGTCCAAATACAGTAAAGGAGAAAATAGATTGAGTAGATTGATACCTAATATTGTGGCTTGAACAAGCCTAAATATCGTTGCAGTGATTGCTATTATTTTATTGACTTTGTATAATAAAAAGAAGAATGTTAAAGCGATTAGAACATCACTAATGACCATAATTAAATCAAGCAGGAAACCTACTCTGAATAGCATTTCATTATGAATAATATTCTGAATAGTTTCTAAAGGATTTTGTATATTAATCAATTCAGCTCTTACTGCCATGCCACTTAATAGTCCGCATATTATGATTATCAAGTATAGCACTCCTGTTATTCTAGCTAATGCTGTTTGCGATAGATTTATTTGATATTCACTCATAATTTGGGTTTTATAATTATTTCCAAAATTAGAGCAATGGATTTATACAAAAATTGACTTTGGTTAAGAAGAGAAAATGTAAGAAAAAAATTGTATGGTTTGGTTGGACTAAATCAAATCTACTGAGACCTATGACACAAAGGAACAGAACAAGACAAAAGAGATGAAAAATGAACGGGGGACATTATCCTTATCCCTTTTTGATATTTTCATGATTAATAACTTTTGCAGGATAATCGATTGACTCCGAAAGACCAAAAAGCACTTTTACTAATACTTATACCGATTTTATATATTCACTGTAATAAATTAACAGTCAGTTGTATATGTTGAAATGCATTAACTCCTTCCAAGTGTACTACTCAAGACTTCAAAGGTCGATAAAACCTCTCAGGGATATTTGAGAGGTTTTTTTGTTTTAATTAGAGCCTGATTTACTACATTATTTATCGATATTATTCTTTAAAACTATTTAGTTTAAACTTTTAAATCCTTAGTTATAATCAATATATTCGAGTTTAATTAAATAATGAATTTCATGCTTAAAAGCTTAGTATTACTACTTTCAATCATTTTCCTTACTAGTTCAGTCTACAGTCAAAAATATCCTTTCCAATTAGGTAAAGTTGATAAAAGTCAGTTTGAAATAGATTCTTGTTCATTTTATCCAGAAGCTAAATCTATGATACTTGCTGAATATGGAGATATTGAATTCTTTTACGAGGAAAGAGAGGGATGGAAATACAAATTAAATGTTCGTGTTAGAAAAAAGATCTTTGACAAAAAAGATAACAATAAAATAGAGAAGATTAATATAAAAATTCTAGACTCAGAAAAGGGCAGGCTTGCGGAACATCTATCAAATATCAAAGGCTACATCTATA is drawn from Marivirga arenosa and contains these coding sequences:
- a CDS encoding 5-carboxymethyl-2-hydroxymuconate Delta-isomerase, which produces MPHFVIDCSEQIIKLETPDNIMQKVYDTAESTGFFTPEDIKVRINPFQYYTTGNTSDNFIHVFANIMQGRNTEQKANLSKQIVLELKAMFPEVPIISINIRDFEKATYRNKKMV
- a CDS encoding NAD(P)-dependent alcohol dehydrogenase; its protein translation is MKMNAIFYIKTRGIRSFKSSETKIPLLKNNEILVKVKASTLTTGDVASIKMGLLQSGMPITGSEFAGVIEQLGLNVSNFKVGDRIFGYKNSGAHAEYIKLSPKDVWAIIPEDVSFQHAAAIPTGSMSALHFLKAAKASRGQNILIYGASGSVGSYAVQIAKRLGLHVTAVCSKKNMTMVDTLGADIVLDYNTNTFKNLDHKFDIIFDCVGKLDYHKFSKLVAKRGAFVTTQLNLSSVLRKITNIFSSYRYVMGIASSTKERLKEIIAINAERKLSIVIDRSFEMTEIESAFQYIVSGRKKGNVIINIDPDEENYGEKKEK
- a CDS encoding DUF4386 domain-containing protein, translating into MSEYQINLSQTALARITGVLYLIIIICGLLSGMAVRAELINIQNPLETIQNIIHNEMLFRVGFLLDLIMVISDVLIALTFFFLLYKVNKIIAITATIFRLVQATILGINLLNLFSPLLYLDSFTIANFNQQQQIASAVAHDLLAFEYGYLISGVFFAINCFGMGYLIIKSQIISKFWGYSIGVAGSAYLINCIINFTIPFYSEYSQILVLIFAVFAELGLCLYLITKGTKKTTF